One Paenibacillus sp. SYP-B4298 genomic window, GCAGTGCGTCGAGACAGCTCCTGAATCGGGATTCTGTCTTGCTGCCATAGCGCAAACAATAGCCTGCCCTGTGCCGGATTGATCTCTGTAATATCATATTCCTTCAACTTGCGGGCAAAGATTCGCCCGGACAACTGATGAATCTTGGAAATGAGAAAGCCTCCCTGTCGCAGCATGAAAATGACGTTCCTTTCCTGCAGCTGATGATCATATTGCCTGCAATCGAGCCATGCTGGCATTCTGGCCAACCATAGAATTTTGATGCATGCATGAGCAAGCAGCCACAATGAAATAGTTGTATATATAATAGTTGTATATCGTACTAATTGTCAATGCGAAATCTAGCTCTGCTTGGGGGCAGATCGCTCATACTTCATAATGGAGGGGGAGGAGGGGAGGATGACTTCGTGTAGACAAATCAACCGCCCACCCGCAGCAGCCTGTAAAGGCAGTTCGGGTGGGCGGTTGTCATTCTCGACTATGGGATCAGTTATAGGGTCAGTGCTGCAACAGTCGATTCATTATCTTCAAGTCTGCAACTGGGCAGCATGGTTGGTCTTGCATGCATCCGAGCAATGTCCGCTGTGCTCGGCCTCGCATTCCTCGCAGCAAATATGCTGCAGATGGCAGGGATCATAGGCGCAGTTAATATAGCGATCCTCTGGCTTGCCGCAATGGTGGCATACGCCCACCACAATATCCTCATCCGTTCGGTTGATGGGCACCGAGATGCGTTCATCGAACACATAGCATTTGCCATCGAACAGATGCCCTTGTACCTCAGGGTCTTGCCCATAGGTCACAATCCCGCCATCGAGCTGGTAGACCTCCTTGAAGCCCTCTTGCAGCAGTAAGCCGCTAAGCTTCTCGCAGCGGATGCCGCCTGTGCAATACGTAAGCACGGGCTTGTCCTTCAGCTCGCTCATATGGTCGCGAATCCATTCCGGGAATTCACGGAAGGAGTCGACATCCGGGCGGATGGCGCCGCGGAAATGCCCGATGTCATACTCGTAGCCATTGCGGCCATCGAGCACGATAACATCGTCCCGCTGCAAATAATCATGGAACTGCTTCGGCGTTAGACGCTGCCCGCCAATGACATTGGGATCAAGCTCAGCATCCTCGTATCGCAGCGTGACGAGCTCCTTTTTGTGACGTACAAACAGCTTCTTGAACACATGCTCCTCGGCCGTGTCAATCTTGAAGACCATATCGGAAAACAAGGGATGGGCGCGCATGTCACTCATGTATTGCTCGGCTTGCTCCGGCGTGCCGGAAAGAGTACCATTAATTCCTTCGCTAGCGATCAGAATGCGACCCTTGACACCAAGCTGCTTGCAGTAAGCCAGATGCTCCTGGGCGAATTGCTCGGCTTGTTCAATACGCACATACTTATAATAAAGCAACACCGTATATGGGGGCTTTCCTGTCATTACATTCACCTTTTCTAAATAAATGATTATAAAAAGTATTGTAACATAATGACGGGAAATGACAACGGTAATCTTCCTCCAGAATGAGGAGCAAGGAAGCGGGGACGATGCGTGGGCGTGGAGCGGGAAAAAAGAGCAGGGCAGCCAGAGCATCAGTGGAAACTGATGGTTCTGGCTGCCCCTTATGCTAACGGTTCAGCTTGTCTCCCAACGGAGTTACACGCGGTTTACTGCGAGGAGGAGATTATAGACCGCTTGCAGCAGCTCCTTGCGCGTGACCTCTGCGCCAGGCTGGAAGGCGCCGCCGCCAGTACCGCGCAGCAGCTCATAGCTTACTGCATCATAGACGGCTTGCGCTGCCCATGGAGAGATGGATGCCGCATCCTTCGTGAACATCTTGCTCAAGGCATCTAGCGACTCAGCATATGCTGTGGCTGGCGATGAGCTAACTGTAAGCCCCATCTTATAACTGTAGGCACGCACCAATACAGAGGCAAGCTGCTCTCTTGTTAACTGGGAGTCGGTACCGAATTGTCCATTGCTGCCTACCATCAGGCCGGATGCAGAGACGGCTGAGATGGCATCACGCAGGCTCGCATCGGATGGCACATCGCCAAACGGCAAGGAGGCTACAGGAGCAGCCGGCAGCGTCAGAGCTTGTGCGAGCAGCAGAGCCAGCTCGCCGCGGGTAACGAGAGCATCCGGCTCCAGTTGTCCTGTGCTGCTGAGGTTGACCAATCCCCAAGCTGCCATCGTCTTGGCCGCCGGAGCTGCCCAATGCTGATCCTTCAAATCTGGGAAGGAGGGATTGGACTCCAAGAAGGCATAGGTACCCAAGGCAGCAAGCTTGGCAGCGGCAGGGGTAATAGCGGGTGAAGCCTGTTGTACCCGCTTCCATGTCTGTTTCTCGCTATCCCAGCTATAGAGCGCGATCCGCTCCAGGACACGCTCTGCAGGTAGCTGCTGCGTCTGAAGCGCCACCGTCACAGGATCAGCGAGCTCCGTCAGTGGAAGCTGCTCTCCTTTGGAGTTCAGTGCGATCAGTTGGACTGTGACCTGCCCACTTGCAGGGATCAAGCCGTTGTTGCCAACTGCTGCGGAATCTATCGATTTCCAGTCAAGCTGAATCAGGATACGTCCTTGCTCGCCGGCAGCCTTGCCGGCTGGAGCAAGCACCGTTGCCGGGAAGGTCCACTCATAGCCGCCTTTATGCAGGACGAGAGAGCGGCTGCCCAGCAGCTCCGCAGCATTCGCGGGAAGTACAGCATAGCGCTCATTATCCTTCAGCTTGATGACGGCGGAACCGGAGCCCTCAAGCTGGCTAGCTGTTACAGCCAATGATTGCTCAGGCAGCGCTGGCTGAGAGGACGGAACGCTAACGGTGGAAGCGCTCGGATAATAAGGGGCTGGCTGTTGCGGTTCAGCGGATACGAGCTGAAGCGTGCCGAAGCCTGAAGTATTCTGATACGAATTGCCAGTCGGGTCCGTCCAGGTGACCACGCCACTTCGAGCGCCTGTCCCGGTTGAATCATCATTGACCTGCGCATCAAATCCGAGATACGTTCCTGGAGCTGCGCGCAGCGTGTCCAGTGCGATTGCCGCTTCGACCCTGTAGCCGTCCGAAGTCAGGGTGGTAGCAGATTTCAGCGTTGCGGCAGATGCACTACCGCCGAAGCTTTGCTGATTGTCATAATTAATGCGGTACTGTCCATCATCCTGCTGGTAGATGGTTGTCTTCGCATTGTTGCGGTCGATAAACAATTCAATGGAGTCCTGCTCCCATACATTTGCACTTGCTTTGCTGAGCTTGCTGTCCTTAACGTCGGCCAGCACATACAGATGGCCTTCATCCCATAAGAGACGTACCTTGGCTGTAGCTCCAGAGCTGCCTATTACCCATGTGTCTGTTGTAACGGAAGTCGCAGCATTCCAGATCGCATCAACCTGACCATCAATTACTGGCGTACCTTTCGTCACTTGAGTCAGCTTGGCAGGATGCTCGAGCTTGAGCTTGCCAAGCTGGTCGGGCTGCTGCTCTTGTTTGTGGTAAGGGTTATTCCAGGAGAGCGACTGCTCGCGGCTTGCGCTCGTCACACGAACATCGAACGTTAGCTGTCCGCCTATTGCCGGATTGGCAAGCTCATGCGGCACTGCCGCCTGCAGGGTATAGCCGCCGCTGCGCGGAGTCCGTACAGAGTCGGCCGCTTGCGATTCATCCGCAGTGGCTGGGAACGTGTATTGCTTGCCGCCGACAAACAGATCAATCCGGTCACCTTCTCCGGCCTTCGTGTCGGAGACATCCACATGCACGTACAGCTTCGTATTGTCCCACAGCAGCTTGACGTCTGCTCCGTACTCATCTGTGCTGCCAGACAAGGAGAGGGCGCCGGTTCCATTCCACAGCGTTGACGGTGTTGGCTGCAAGCTCACTGTGCCCTGGCGTACACCTGCTTCCTTTGCCTGATAAGGAACACGGCTCGGATCGATCAGCGCCCAGTAAGCATATTTGGGCTGCAGCTCTCTGTCAAAGAGCAGAGCAGGGTTCGGGCGTACTGTAGGGTAAGTGTTCAGCCATGTTCTGCTGTCATCTGTACCCCATACGGTTACATTGCTAATCTTGTCGCCCAGCTCCCGGAACAGCTCGAACAGCTCCTTGTAGCGGTAAGCCTGAACGATGAGGATGTCTTCTGGTACAGTCTCATAAACATCCCGGTCATTCGTGTAGACACTGACATCCAGCTCGGTAATCTGGTTATCGAGCCCAAGGGATGCAAATTTCTCAATGGATGCCCGAATCGAGTCGAGTGAAGGATGGACGATATTGACATGCGTCTGGTGTCCGACTCCATCAATCGGCACCCCCTTATCCAGCATGGATTTCACCAGATTGTAGAGATGGTCTCGCTTGGCAGGTTGATCTGTGTTGTAATCATTAATATACAGCCGGGCTTTATCGCCCGCAGCTTTACGGGTTTCGATGAACGCGGTCTCGATAAAGTCGGTTCCGGTCAGTCGGTACCATTCGCTGCGGCGCAAGCCATCTGGCTGCCCAGGGTCGATAACCTCATTGACGACATCCCAGTCGGTAATGTCATCCTTGTAGCGTTCAACAACCGCGTGAATATAATTAGTCAGGCGCTCCAGCACCAGCTTCTTGTTCTCCGGGGTCGCCGCCAGGGGATTATTGTTCGAATCTTTGAACATCCATTCAGCCGCCTGTGAATGCCAAGCCA contains:
- a CDS encoding endo-1,4-beta-xylanase; the encoded protein is MLKLVKKMSLSFLALSLIGSSLAFSAFGEATESETAAVAAEAKTAYVYDFEDGTTQGWASRIGKETVAASDALAHAGNYSLYTEGRTENYSGPSLDVKGKLQPKTLYSVSAWVRLGAEQPDTSLRISLQRTLAGETNYDTIAPNTLVTAGSWVKLSGNYELTNEADALSLYVESDQGLASFYVDDVELKAVNDTEVPSLAGTYKDLFTFGVAIEALQTEGAYGELVKKHFNSIVAENSMKPGSLSPSEGKWNWEPADKLIAFAKKNNMDVRFHTLAWHSQAAEWMFKDSNNNPLAATPENKKLVLERLTNYIHAVVERYKDDITDWDVVNEVIDPGQPDGLRRSEWYRLTGTDFIETAFIETRKAAGDKARLYINDYNTDQPAKRDHLYNLVKSMLDKGVPIDGVGHQTHVNIVHPSLDSIRASIEKFASLGLDNQITELDVSVYTNDRDVYETVPEDILIVQAYRYKELFELFRELGDKISNVTVWGTDDSRTWLNTYPTVRPNPALLFDRELQPKYAYWALIDPSRVPYQAKEAGVRQGTVSLQPTPSTLWNGTGALSLSGSTDEYGADVKLLWDNTKLYVHVDVSDTKAGEGDRIDLFVGGKQYTFPATADESQAADSVRTPRSGGYTLQAAVPHELANPAIGGQLTFDVRVTSASREQSLSWNNPYHKQEQQPDQLGKLKLEHPAKLTQVTKGTPVIDGQVDAIWNAATSVTTDTWVIGSSGATAKVRLLWDEGHLYVLADVKDSKLSKASANVWEQDSIELFIDRNNAKTTIYQQDDGQYRINYDNQQSFGGSASAATLKSATTLTSDGYRVEAAIALDTLRAAPGTYLGFDAQVNDDSTGTGARSGVVTWTDPTGNSYQNTSGFGTLQLVSAEPQQPAPYYPSASTVSVPSSQPALPEQSLAVTASQLEGSGSAVIKLKDNERYAVLPANAAELLGSRSLVLHKGGYEWTFPATVLAPAGKAAGEQGRILIQLDWKSIDSAAVGNNGLIPASGQVTVQLIALNSKGEQLPLTELADPVTVALQTQQLPAERVLERIALYSWDSEKQTWKRVQQASPAITPAAAKLAALGTYAFLESNPSFPDLKDQHWAAPAAKTMAAWGLVNLSSTGQLEPDALVTRGELALLLAQALTLPAAPVASLPFGDVPSDASLRDAISAVSASGLMVGSNGQFGTDSQLTREQLASVLVRAYSYKMGLTVSSSPATAYAESLDALSKMFTKDAASISPWAAQAVYDAVSYELLRGTGGGAFQPGAEVTRKELLQAVYNLLLAVNRV
- the trhO gene encoding oxygen-dependent tRNA uridine(34) hydroxylase TrhO gives rise to the protein MTGKPPYTVLLYYKYVRIEQAEQFAQEHLAYCKQLGVKGRILIASEGINGTLSGTPEQAEQYMSDMRAHPLFSDMVFKIDTAEEHVFKKLFVRHKKELVTLRYEDAELDPNVIGGQRLTPKQFHDYLQRDDVIVLDGRNGYEYDIGHFRGAIRPDVDSFREFPEWIRDHMSELKDKPVLTYCTGGIRCEKLSGLLLQEGFKEVYQLDGGIVTYGQDPEVQGHLFDGKCYVFDERISVPINRTDEDIVVGVCHHCGKPEDRYINCAYDPCHLQHICCEECEAEHSGHCSDACKTNHAAQLQT